A stretch of the Pseudomonas helvetica genome encodes the following:
- a CDS encoding type I secretion system permease/ATPase: protein MRMAKTTPTAPLLKALGDYKSILISVGCFTALINVLMLVPSIYMLQVYDRVLSSQNETTLAMLSLMVVGFFAFIGLLETVRSFIVIRIGSQLERRFNLRVYQAAFERNLFKGEGNAGQSLGDLTHIRQFVTGPALFAFFDAPWFPVYLFVIYLFNVWLGVFATVGAVLLIGLAFLNEAITKKPLGEAGGYSQRSTQLATSHLHNAETIQAMGMLGALRKRWFQVHSRFLGLQNQASDTGAVISSLSKTLRLCLQSLVLGLGALLVIKGDMTAGMMIAGSILMGRVLSPIDQLIAVWKQWSGAKLAYRRLDALLQEFPPNEDAMELPAPKGQVTFEQVSAGPPGKRAATLHMVNFNLGAGEVLGVLGASGSGKSTLARVLVGVWPTLAGTVRLDGADIHRWNRDDLGPYIGYLPQDIELFSGSVAENIARFREADPQKVVEAAQQAGVHEMILRLPQGYDTVLGEDGSGLSGGQKQRVALARALYGKPSLVVLDEPNSNLDTVGEAALASAIAQMKAQGTSVILVTHRSSALAQADKLLVLNEGRLQAFGPSQEVLKALSGAQQEQPREKTVAAPAGLSMSRQYQASTKSSGV, encoded by the coding sequence ATGAGAATGGCGAAGACCACTCCCACTGCACCGCTATTGAAGGCGCTGGGCGACTATAAAAGTATTCTGATCAGCGTCGGTTGTTTCACCGCATTGATTAACGTACTGATGTTAGTGCCGTCGATTTACATGCTCCAGGTCTATGACCGGGTACTCTCCTCGCAGAATGAAACCACCCTGGCCATGCTGTCGCTGATGGTGGTGGGCTTTTTCGCGTTTATCGGTTTGCTGGAGACCGTGCGCAGCTTCATCGTGATTCGCATCGGCAGCCAACTGGAGCGACGTTTCAATCTGCGAGTCTATCAGGCCGCATTCGAGCGCAACCTTTTCAAGGGCGAGGGCAACGCCGGCCAATCGTTGGGCGATCTGACCCACATTCGCCAGTTCGTCACGGGACCTGCGCTGTTTGCGTTCTTCGATGCCCCGTGGTTTCCGGTCTACCTGTTCGTGATTTATCTGTTCAACGTCTGGCTGGGGGTGTTCGCTACCGTCGGCGCGGTGCTGTTGATCGGTCTGGCGTTCCTCAATGAGGCGATCACCAAAAAGCCCTTGGGTGAAGCCGGCGGTTACTCGCAACGGTCCACGCAACTGGCCACCAGTCATTTGCACAACGCCGAGACCATCCAGGCGATGGGCATGCTTGGGGCGTTGCGCAAACGCTGGTTCCAGGTGCATTCACGTTTTCTCGGCTTGCAGAACCAGGCCAGCGATACCGGTGCGGTCATCAGTTCCTTGAGCAAGACCCTGCGTCTGTGCCTGCAATCGTTGGTGCTGGGGTTGGGCGCCTTGCTGGTGATCAAGGGCGACATGACCGCCGGGATGATGATCGCCGGTTCCATCCTGATGGGCCGGGTGCTGAGTCCGATCGATCAGTTGATTGCTGTCTGGAAGCAATGGAGCGGGGCGAAGCTGGCCTACCGGCGGCTGGACGCTTTGCTGCAAGAGTTCCCTCCAAATGAAGACGCCATGGAGTTGCCCGCGCCCAAGGGCCAGGTGACCTTCGAACAGGTCAGCGCCGGCCCACCGGGCAAGCGCGCGGCGACCTTGCACATGGTGAATTTCAACCTTGGGGCCGGCGAGGTGCTGGGTGTGCTCGGTGCGTCCGGCTCCGGCAAGTCGACCCTGGCGCGGGTGCTGGTAGGTGTCTGGCCAACCCTGGCCGGCACTGTGCGGCTGGACGGTGCGGACATCCATCGCTGGAACCGCGATGACCTCGGCCCCTACATCGGCTACCTGCCACAGGACATCGAACTGTTCAGCGGCAGTGTCGCCGAGAACATTGCGCGCTTTCGCGAAGCCGACCCGCAGAAGGTGGTCGAGGCTGCGCAGCAGGCCGGTGTGCACGAGATGATCCTGCGCCTGCCACAGGGTTACGACACCGTGCTGGGCGAGGATGGCAGCGGTTTGTCCGGCGGCCAGAAACAGCGCGTGGCCCTGGCCCGAGCGCTGTATGGCAAGCCAAGCCTGGTGGTGCTCGATGAGCCGAATTCGAACCTCGACACCGTTGGTGAGGCAGCGTTGGCCAGTGCCATCGCGCAGATGAAAGCCCAAGGCACCAGCGTGATTCTGGTGACCCACCGTTCCTCAGCGCTGGCCCAGGCCGACAAGTTGCTGGTGCTCAACGAAGGCCGCCTGCAAGCCTTCGGACCGAGCCAGGAAGTGCTCAAGGCGCTGTCTGGCGCACAACAGGAACAGCCACGGGAAAAAACCGTCGCAGCACCGGCCGGGCTCAGCATGAGCCGCCAGTATCAGGCCTCGACCAAGAGCAGCGGTGTATGA
- the pgm gene encoding phosphoglucomutase (alpha-D-glucose-1,6-bisphosphate-dependent): MTLSPFAGKPAPVELLVDIPRLVTAYYTGQPDASVSTQRVAFGTSGHRGSSFELSFNEWHVLAISQAICLYREAQGIDGPLFVGIDTHALSTPAGASALEVLAANGVTVMIAEGDEYTPTPAISHAILCYNRGRTSGLADGIVITPSHNPPQSGGYKYNPTNGGPADTHITKWIEAKANELLANKLAGVKRISYEQALKASTTHRHDYLNTYVADLVNVIDFDAIRGANLRLGVDPLGGAGVRYWSAIAEHYRLNLEVVNTQVDPTFRFMSVDWDGQIRMDPSSSYAMQGLIGLKERFDVAFACDPDHDRHGIVTPSGGLLAPNNYLAVSIDYLFQNRPQWRADAAVGKTVVSSGLIDRVAKRLNRRLYEVPVGFKWFADGLFDGSLGFGGEESAGASFLRKDGGVWSTDKDGLIPALLAAEMTARTGRDPSQAYRALTDELGEPFSVRVDAKANPEQKALLGKLSPDQVKSTQLAGEAIQSILSKAPGNDQAIGGLKVMTENGWFAARPSGTEDIYKIYAESFIGDDHLKQLVQEAQTLVDGAISAK; encoded by the coding sequence ATGACACTCAGTCCTTTTGCGGGCAAACCGGCACCCGTAGAGTTGTTGGTCGACATCCCGCGACTGGTAACGGCCTATTACACCGGCCAGCCCGATGCCTCAGTTTCAACCCAGCGCGTTGCGTTTGGTACTTCAGGCCATCGTGGCAGCTCGTTCGAGCTGAGTTTCAACGAATGGCACGTTTTGGCCATCAGCCAGGCCATCTGTCTGTATCGCGAAGCCCAGGGCATTGACGGCCCTTTGTTTGTCGGCATCGACACCCACGCGCTATCGACGCCAGCCGGCGCCAGTGCGCTGGAAGTCCTCGCCGCCAATGGCGTGACCGTGATGATTGCCGAAGGCGACGAGTACACGCCGACGCCAGCTATTTCCCACGCCATTCTTTGCTACAACCGCGGCCGTACGTCGGGGCTGGCAGACGGCATCGTCATCACGCCGTCCCATAACCCGCCGCAAAGCGGCGGTTACAAGTACAACCCCACCAACGGTGGCCCGGCCGATACCCACATCACCAAGTGGATCGAGGCCAAGGCCAACGAGTTGCTGGCCAACAAGCTTGCAGGTGTCAAACGCATCAGCTACGAGCAGGCACTCAAGGCCAGCACCACCCATCGTCACGACTACCTCAATACCTACGTCGCCGATCTGGTCAACGTGATCGACTTCGACGCCATCCGAGGCGCCAACCTGCGCCTGGGCGTGGATCCGCTGGGCGGAGCAGGGGTGCGCTACTGGTCGGCGATTGCCGAGCATTACCGCCTGAACCTTGAGGTGGTGAACACCCAGGTCGACCCAACGTTCCGTTTCATGTCCGTCGATTGGGATGGCCAGATTCGCATGGACCCATCGTCCAGCTACGCCATGCAAGGCCTGATCGGTCTGAAAGAGCGTTTCGACGTGGCGTTCGCCTGCGACCCGGACCACGACCGTCATGGCATCGTCACCCCGTCCGGCGGCTTGCTGGCGCCGAACAACTACCTGGCCGTGTCCATCGACTATCTGTTCCAGAACCGCCCGCAATGGCGCGCCGATGCGGCGGTGGGTAAAACCGTGGTCAGCAGTGGCTTGATCGACCGCGTTGCCAAGCGCCTGAACCGTCGTCTGTACGAAGTGCCGGTCGGTTTCAAATGGTTTGCCGATGGCCTGTTCGACGGCTCGCTGGGTTTTGGCGGCGAAGAAAGTGCCGGTGCCTCGTTCCTGCGTAAGGATGGCGGCGTCTGGAGCACCGACAAGGACGGCCTGATTCCAGCCTTGCTGGCGGCTGAAATGACCGCTCGCACAGGACGCGATCCAAGCCAGGCTTATCGCGCACTGACCGATGAACTGGGTGAGCCGTTCTCGGTACGTGTCGATGCCAAGGCCAACCCCGAGCAAAAAGCCTTGCTCGGCAAGCTGTCACCAGATCAGGTCAAATCGACACAACTGGCTGGCGAAGCGATCCAGAGCATTCTCAGCAAGGCGCCGGGTAACGACCAGGCGATCGGCGGGCTGAAAGTCATGACCGAAAATGGCTGGTTCGCAGCCCGTCCTTCGGGAACCGAGGACATCTACAAGATCTACGCCGAAAGCTTCATTGGCGACGATCACCTCAAGCAATTGGTGCAAGAGGCACAAACGCTGGTGGATGGCGCAATCAGCGCGAAATAA
- a CDS encoding AprI/Inh family metalloprotease inhibitor: protein MTHNAFTYRAMAWLIATLMMFSGDVVMASSLRLADPSELAGQWQVYLTAQPQNTCSLELVQNQTLAGDIQCLAGWLSETPVGWFPEPDGISLTGKEGSRIIHLGRQQEGRYESTKHSDPQIVLQRAPD from the coding sequence ATGACCCATAACGCCTTTACCTACAGGGCAATGGCGTGGCTGATTGCCACGCTGATGATGTTTTCTGGAGATGTAGTCATGGCAAGCAGCCTGAGATTAGCGGACCCGTCAGAACTGGCCGGGCAATGGCAGGTTTACCTGACGGCACAGCCGCAGAACACCTGTTCACTGGAACTTGTGCAAAATCAAACATTGGCGGGCGATATTCAATGCCTCGCCGGTTGGCTGAGTGAAACACCCGTCGGTTGGTTCCCGGAACCCGACGGTATATCGCTGACCGGTAAAGAAGGTTCAAGAATTATTCATCTTGGCCGACAGCAGGAAGGGCGCTACGAAAGTACCAAACACTCTGATCCGCAGATTGTCCTGCAACGCGCTCCAGACTAA
- a CDS encoding UvrD-helicase domain-containing protein yields MPRHNPDLPSELLPLAEMPLLKRLAARFFGHGLNRLRAQHRASWLHGQADGFRSGHSAGVDYGYKEGKLDGIEEGRQVLLIRDSRSTEHPAPRIDENLFDDWRLPLSAEIKKRMKADVSRLLPESAQPSAAQWKMIFSDTPSTSVIAGAGAGKSTTLALRILLLTHYLGFELDSLTVVTFTRESRKDFINKLIGLFAVWGRALSQKDARDLVRTFHSRILPMVRSLPGFERLQAFENLNGRSLFDDAEVDSNPFDLRINDTQRQQLNACFHRLFTQSERFRELITPLSRHALQLKELERDHPDVQKRMAVTELAAKRDEELCDVVEDLWIRAGAWPIKGIEPSRQAFEINGSTFHCHGYIPTLDAWVVLGFDPRENPQVSRPNAKLTVRAEWAVKRTLFQAFCRKPLIWLDSYESSKRVLATLAGDASAGPGFDYKVKGELGSAPLLDCFVAAASFIENLGLDVPAAVGQMSFAKDDPDRLFFEALSLYWRALEDHLLDQSPPVMTYNRMFALFSEHSPENLKLLSDELLRPMSHLMIDEFQDVSPQIVSWIRATLMEIRSRGPAMHIGRGAQRSSLLCVGDDWQSIYGWRGSSPKYFMEFNKEFASPATTRVMLSENYRSHQHIIDAAEHIVRAAPAIPGKKAKASGEPGELLPVNVHDRDDSAMAKRLTEHYRNGDSILMLYRKSSDKSLIEEHISPVVNADSSLPFEARRLKQLTYHSAKGLQADAVFLLGDCQHLTSSPYKNQVYRMAGLGKDGDAEPYDSAQKDEILRLAYVGITRAVKHCYWYVDGQDNQSVNMPKASDRIAQGKPFFADQRVAKQSA; encoded by the coding sequence GTGCCGCGTCACAATCCCGATCTTCCTTCCGAGCTTTTGCCCCTGGCCGAGATGCCGTTGCTCAAACGCCTGGCCGCGCGTTTTTTTGGCCACGGCCTCAATCGCCTGCGCGCGCAGCACCGGGCGTCCTGGCTGCATGGCCAGGCTGACGGCTTTCGCAGCGGTCATAGCGCGGGCGTCGACTACGGCTACAAGGAAGGCAAGCTGGACGGAATAGAAGAAGGCCGTCAGGTGCTGCTGATTCGCGACAGCCGATCCACCGAGCACCCGGCGCCGCGCATTGATGAAAACCTGTTTGACGACTGGCGGCTGCCCCTGAGTGCCGAGATCAAGAAGCGCATGAAGGCCGATGTCTCCCGTTTACTGCCGGAGTCGGCGCAGCCGAGCGCCGCCCAGTGGAAGATGATCTTCAGCGACACCCCCTCGACCTCGGTGATTGCCGGGGCGGGTGCCGGTAAGTCGACAACCCTGGCGCTGCGCATTTTACTGCTGACCCATTACCTGGGGTTTGAACTCGATTCGTTGACTGTGGTGACCTTCACCCGGGAATCGCGCAAGGACTTCATCAACAAGTTGATCGGGCTGTTTGCCGTGTGGGGCCGAGCGCTCTCCCAGAAAGACGCCCGCGACCTGGTGCGAACCTTCCACTCACGCATTCTGCCGATGGTCCGTAGCCTGCCGGGATTCGAGCGGCTGCAGGCTTTCGAAAACCTTAATGGCCGTTCGCTGTTCGATGACGCCGAGGTCGACAGCAACCCGTTCGATCTGCGGATCAACGACACTCAGCGCCAACAGCTCAATGCCTGTTTTCACCGGCTGTTTACTCAAAGCGAGCGCTTTCGCGAACTGATTACGCCGCTGTCCCGTCACGCCTTGCAGCTCAAGGAGCTGGAACGCGATCACCCGGATGTGCAAAAGCGCATGGCGGTGACCGAGTTGGCGGCCAAGCGCGATGAAGAACTCTGCGATGTCGTCGAAGATCTATGGATTCGCGCAGGCGCCTGGCCGATCAAGGGCATTGAGCCGAGCCGCCAGGCATTCGAGATCAACGGTTCGACCTTCCACTGTCACGGTTACATCCCAACCCTTGACGCTTGGGTCGTGCTGGGCTTCGACCCTCGTGAAAACCCGCAAGTCAGCCGTCCCAACGCCAAACTGACGGTTCGCGCCGAATGGGCAGTCAAACGCACCCTGTTTCAAGCTTTCTGTCGTAAGCCTTTGATTTGGTTAGATAGCTACGAATCTTCAAAGCGCGTATTAGCCACACTGGCAGGGGATGCCAGCGCCGGACCGGGGTTCGATTACAAGGTCAAGGGCGAACTCGGCTCCGCGCCGCTGCTCGACTGTTTTGTCGCGGCGGCCAGCTTTATCGAGAACCTCGGGCTGGATGTTCCGGCTGCCGTGGGCCAGATGAGTTTCGCCAAGGACGATCCTGACCGTTTGTTCTTTGAAGCGCTCAGCCTGTACTGGCGAGCCCTGGAGGATCACCTGCTGGATCAGTCGCCGCCGGTGATGACCTACAACCGGATGTTCGCCTTGTTCAGTGAGCATTCGCCAGAAAACCTCAAGCTGCTGAGCGATGAGTTGCTGCGACCGATGTCGCATTTGATGATCGATGAATTTCAGGACGTTTCCCCGCAAATCGTCTCCTGGATTCGCGCAACCCTGATGGAAATCCGCAGCCGTGGTCCGGCCATGCACATCGGGCGCGGGGCGCAACGCTCGTCGCTGCTGTGTGTCGGCGACGACTGGCAGTCGATCTATGGCTGGCGCGGCAGTTCGCCGAAGTACTTCATGGAGTTCAACAAGGAGTTTGCGTCACCTGCTACCACGCGGGTAATGCTCAGCGAAAACTACCGCAGCCATCAGCACATCATCGACGCTGCCGAGCATATCGTGCGCGCCGCACCGGCGATTCCCGGCAAAAAAGCCAAGGCCAGTGGCGAACCGGGGGAACTGCTGCCGGTCAACGTCCATGATCGGGATGATTCGGCCATGGCCAAGCGTCTGACAGAACACTATCGAAACGGTGATTCAATCTTGATGTTGTATCGAAAAAGTAGCGATAAGTCATTGATTGAAGAGCATATTTCTCCTGTAGTTAATGCTGATTCTAGCTTGCCGTTCGAGGCTCGACGGCTCAAGCAGCTGACCTATCACAGTGCCAAGGGGCTTCAGGCAGACGCGGTATTCCTGCTCGGCGATTGCCAGCACCTGACCAGTTCACCGTACAAGAATCAGGTCTATCGCATGGCCGGGTTGGGCAAGGACGGCGACGCGGAGCCTTATGACAGTGCACAGAAAGACGAGATTCTGCGGTTGGCTTACGTTGGCATCACCCGGGCAGTGAAGCACTGCTATTGGTACGTCGATGGCCAGGACAATCAATCGGTCAATATGCCCAAGGCATCCGACAGGATCGCGCAGGGCAAGCCTTTCTTCGCCGATCAGCGCGTTGCCAAGCAGTCAGCCTGA
- a CDS encoding HlyD family type I secretion periplasmic adaptor subunit produces MTIEQGYAPERPERGAGYFARLGWILAVVGAGSFFLWASLAPLDQGIPVQGTVVVSGKRKAVQSMSGGVLSRILVREGEAVKQGQPLFRLDQTQVEADVQSLQAQYRMAWASLARWQSERDNLKQVSFPVELSNDPDPRLALVLEGQRQLFSSRREAFDREQAGLRANIEGATAQLAGMRRARTDLTAQAESLRQQLTNLQPLADNGYIPRNRLMEFQRQLSQVQQQLAQNSGESGRVEQGILETRLKLQQHSEEYQKEVRSQLADAQLKSLTLEQQLTSAGFNLQQSEIVAPADGIAVNLGVHTEGAVIRPGETLLEIVPQGTRLEVEGHLPVNLIDKVGSHLPVDILFTAFNQSKTPRVPGEVSLISADQMVDEKTGVPYYVLRSSVSDVAMEKLNGLVIKPGMPAEMFVRTGERSLLNYLFKPLLDRAGFALTEE; encoded by the coding sequence ATGACAATCGAACAAGGTTACGCACCGGAGCGCCCTGAACGCGGCGCCGGTTATTTTGCCCGCTTGGGCTGGATACTCGCCGTGGTCGGCGCCGGCAGCTTTTTTCTCTGGGCCAGCCTGGCGCCCCTCGACCAGGGCATTCCGGTGCAGGGCACGGTGGTGGTGTCCGGCAAGCGCAAGGCTGTGCAATCGATGAGTGGCGGGGTGCTCAGCCGGATTCTGGTGCGTGAAGGTGAGGCGGTGAAGCAAGGGCAACCGTTGTTTCGCCTCGACCAGACGCAGGTCGAAGCCGATGTGCAATCCCTGCAAGCCCAGTACCGCATGGCCTGGGCCAGCCTGGCCCGGTGGCAAAGCGAGCGTGACAACCTCAAGCAGGTGAGTTTCCCCGTCGAGCTTAGCAACGACCCCGACCCGCGTCTGGCGTTGGTGCTGGAAGGTCAGCGACAACTGTTCAGCAGCCGCCGCGAAGCGTTTGATCGTGAGCAGGCCGGGCTGCGCGCCAACATCGAAGGCGCCACAGCGCAATTGGCCGGGATGCGCCGGGCGCGCACCGACCTGACCGCGCAGGCTGAATCCCTGCGCCAGCAACTGACCAACCTGCAACCCTTGGCGGACAACGGTTACATCCCGCGCAACCGGCTGATGGAGTTCCAGCGTCAGCTCTCGCAGGTCCAACAACAGTTGGCGCAGAACAGCGGCGAAAGCGGGCGAGTGGAGCAGGGCATTCTTGAAACGCGCTTGAAGCTGCAACAGCACAGCGAGGAGTACCAGAAAGAGGTGCGCAGCCAGTTGGCAGACGCGCAACTCAAGAGCCTGACCCTCGAGCAGCAACTGACCTCGGCCGGTTTTAATCTGCAACAGAGTGAAATCGTCGCGCCGGCCGACGGCATCGCCGTCAACCTCGGCGTGCACACCGAAGGCGCAGTGATTCGTCCGGGCGAAACCTTGCTGGAAATCGTGCCTCAAGGCACGCGTCTGGAGGTCGAGGGTCATTTGCCGGTGAACCTGATCGACAAGGTCGGTAGCCACTTGCCGGTGGACATCCTGTTTACCGCCTTCAACCAGAGCAAGACCCCGCGGGTGCCGGGCGAAGTCAGCCTGATTTCCGCCGACCAGATGGTCGACGAGAAAACCGGCGTGCCGTACTACGTGCTGCGCAGCAGCGTCAGCGATGTCGCCATGGAGAAACTCAACGGTCTGGTGATCAAGCCGGGCATGCCGGCCGAGATGTTCGTGCGCACCGGCGAACGCTCACTCCTCAACTATCTGTTCAAACCTCTGCTCGACCGGGCAGGCTTCGCATTGACCGAGGAATAA
- a CDS encoding DUF1652 domain-containing protein — MNRVSLSKVTFPNACQLMRWYFHPMGFEASMDAPDSMIARLFDRASGETMIAIAGIPCATVMNAADVERIIEAVEDELEAFAPPALKSAS, encoded by the coding sequence ATGAATAGAGTGTCGTTGAGCAAGGTTACGTTTCCAAACGCCTGCCAGCTGATGCGCTGGTATTTTCATCCCATGGGATTCGAGGCGAGCATGGATGCCCCGGACAGCATGATTGCCCGGTTGTTTGATCGTGCCAGTGGCGAGACCATGATCGCCATTGCCGGAATTCCCTGCGCTACAGTGATGAACGCCGCCGATGTCGAGCGAATAATCGAAGCGGTGGAGGATGAGCTTGAAGCCTTTGCTCCTCCTGCCCTGAAAAGTGCTTCTTGA
- a CDS encoding serralysin family metalloprotease translates to MSKVKVNAIDSLAATSSAWSQIDSFSHQYDRGGNLTVNGKPSYSVDQAATQLLRDGYAWHDLNGSGKIELTYTFLTAPTSNFSGLGVTGFSQFSALQKSQAVLAMQSWGDVANVTFTEAAKGGDGHMTFGNYSGGQEGAAAFAFLPGSEPGYDGQSWYLTGSGYNVNKTPGVNNYGRQTLTHEIGHTLGLSHPGDYNAGEGTPSYNDAVYGQDTRGYSLMSYWSESNTNQNFSKGGVEAYSSGPLMDDIAAVQKLYGANMSTRTGDTTYGFNSNAGRDFYSATSSSDKVVFSVWDAGGKDTLDFSGFTQNQKINLNEASFSDVGGLVGNVSIAKGVTIENAIGGSGNDLLIGNSVANELKGGAGSDIIYGAGGADKLWGGSGSDTFVFAASSDSKPGAADQILDFTSGLDKIDLSAITNGAGLHFVNSFTGAAGDAVLSSISGGSSLAIDFSGHGVADFLVTTVGQAATTDIVA, encoded by the coding sequence ATGTCGAAAGTAAAAGTGAACGCTATTGACTCACTGGCCGCCACAAGTAGCGCCTGGTCGCAGATCGATAGTTTCAGCCATCAGTATGACCGTGGCGGCAATCTTACGGTCAATGGCAAACCCTCCTACTCGGTAGATCAAGCCGCAACTCAGCTGTTGCGAGATGGCTATGCTTGGCACGATCTCAACGGCAGCGGCAAGATCGAACTCACCTACACGTTTCTGACGGCCCCGACGTCGAACTTCAGCGGCCTGGGTGTTACTGGTTTCAGTCAGTTCAGTGCCTTGCAGAAATCTCAGGCCGTGCTCGCCATGCAATCCTGGGGCGACGTTGCCAATGTCACCTTCACTGAAGCCGCCAAGGGCGGTGACGGTCACATGACTTTCGGCAACTACAGTGGCGGCCAGGAAGGTGCGGCCGCGTTTGCCTTCCTGCCTGGCAGCGAGCCTGGCTATGACGGCCAGTCGTGGTACCTGACCGGCAGTGGCTACAACGTCAACAAGACCCCGGGCGTGAACAACTACGGTCGTCAGACCCTGACTCACGAAATCGGGCATACCCTCGGTCTGTCCCACCCTGGCGACTACAACGCCGGCGAAGGCACTCCGTCTTACAACGACGCCGTCTATGGTCAGGACACGCGCGGCTACAGCCTGATGAGTTACTGGAGTGAAAGCAACACTAACCAGAACTTCAGCAAAGGCGGCGTCGAGGCTTATTCGTCCGGTCCGTTGATGGACGATATTGCTGCGGTGCAGAAGCTCTACGGCGCCAACATGAGCACCCGTACCGGTGACACCACCTACGGCTTCAACTCCAACGCCGGCCGCGATTTCTATAGCGCGACCTCGTCGTCGGACAAAGTCGTGTTCTCGGTGTGGGACGCGGGCGGCAAGGATACCCTGGACTTCTCCGGCTTCACCCAAAACCAGAAGATCAACCTCAATGAGGCCTCGTTCTCAGATGTTGGTGGCCTGGTAGGTAACGTTTCCATTGCCAAGGGCGTGACCATCGAGAACGCCATCGGTGGCTCGGGCAACGACTTGCTGATCGGTAACAGCGTGGCCAACGAGCTCAAGGGCGGTGCCGGCAGCGACATCATCTACGGTGCCGGTGGCGCGGACAAACTCTGGGGTGGCAGCGGTTCCGACACCTTCGTGTTTGCAGCAAGCTCCGACTCCAAGCCGGGTGCGGCCGATCAGATTCTGGATTTCACCAGCGGTCTGGACAAAATCGACCTGAGTGCCATTACCAACGGCGCAGGCCTGCACTTCGTGAATTCGTTCACCGGTGCAGCGGGCGACGCGGTATTGAGCTCGATCTCCGGTGGCAGCAGCCTTGCCATCGACTTCTCCGGGCACGGCGTGGCTGACTTCCTGGTCACCACCGTTGGCCAGGCAGCTACCACGGACATCGTGGCCTGA
- a CDS encoding pirin family protein, whose amino-acid sequence MLELRPFNSLGGAHHGWLDAHHHFSFAEYHDPKRMNWGNLRVWNDDVIAPGTGFPKHPHRDMEIITYVREGAISHEDNLGNKGRTEAGDVQVMSAGTGIAHSEYNLESTATKIFQIWIIPNETGLAPSWGAKPFPQGQREGFVTLASGKAGDDQSLRIRADARLVAANLKAGETAEYRLDNGRRAYLVPATGVIEVNGLRAQARDGVAVAQEQVLRVTAIEDSEIVLVDLA is encoded by the coding sequence ATGCTTGAACTCAGACCCTTCAATTCCCTGGGCGGCGCCCACCATGGCTGGTTGGATGCCCATCATCACTTTTCGTTCGCCGAGTACCATGACCCCAAGCGCATGAACTGGGGCAACCTGCGAGTATGGAACGACGATGTGATTGCGCCGGGCACCGGATTCCCGAAACACCCGCATCGGGACATGGAAATCATCACCTACGTTCGCGAAGGTGCGATCAGCCATGAAGACAACCTGGGTAACAAGGGTCGCACCGAGGCTGGTGATGTACAGGTCATGAGCGCCGGCACCGGGATTGCTCACAGCGAATACAACCTGGAATCGACGGCAACGAAGATTTTCCAGATCTGGATCATCCCGAATGAAACCGGACTGGCGCCGTCCTGGGGTGCCAAACCGTTTCCCCAAGGTCAGCGCGAAGGTTTCGTGACCCTGGCCAGCGGCAAGGCCGGCGACGACCAAAGCCTGCGGATCCGCGCCGATGCACGGTTGGTGGCGGCAAACCTGAAGGCTGGCGAAACCGCCGAGTATCGACTGGACAACGGTCGACGGGCGTACCTGGTGCCTGCCACTGGAGTCATTGAAGTCAATGGCTTGCGTGCACAAGCTCGAGACGGTGTAGCGGTTGCGCAGGAGCAGGTGCTGCGGGTGACCGCCATCGAGGACAGTGAAATCGTGTTGGTGGACCTGGCTTGA